Within Veillonellales bacterium, the genomic segment TGTTTCCGAAGTATTTAATGATAAAGTCCCTCCCGGAACTGTTATATCCCAATATCCTGAAGCCGGAACGACAGTAAAGGAACAGCGTATGGTCACTCTGGTGGTAAGTAAAGGCGGTGAAATCACCGTAGTACCGGATGTAAGGGGGCTCAGCCGCCGAGATGCGGAACTGCAGCTGAAAAATGCCGGCTTGGTCTTAGGGCGTGTTGACGAACAGTTTAGTTCCAGTGCCCCGCCTGATACTGTAATTAGTCAAAATCCCCGTCCGCCTGCCCAAGTAAGCCGGAATACTCCTATTGATATTGTTATTAGTAAGGGCGCCGAACCTAAGAAAATTTCGCTGCCTGATTTTCGTGGTACACCTTTAAGCACTATCAGTGCACAACTTGACAGTTTAAAGCTTAAACTTGGCAAGGTGACAGAAGAAGTAAGCGACAAATATCCTGCCGGTACGGTCAGCGGACAAAATCCCCCGGCCAATACCGCAGTGACAGAAGGAACAACCGTCGATCTGACAGTCGCAAAAGGAGCATCCGGTGCTGCAAAACGCGCAGTAGTTCAAATTACCGTTCCGGATGGTCCGTCACGTCAGGCAATTCAAATTGTAGTTACTGATACAAACGGGCGCCGGGTTGTCTATGAGAATGTTCATAAACCGGGTGACAAAGTTGAGAAAACCGTTGAGGGAGTAGGTCAGGCTCGCGTACAGGTCTATATTAACGGAGTGTTGTTGCAAGAACAATCACTTTAGCAGGGGGTAGCGGCATTGTTGCATGGTGTAGTAATCAAAACATACAATAGCTACTATTATGTACAAACCGCCGATAAAATTGCAATGTGTACATTGCGCGGCCGCTTTAAAAAAGAACGTTTTTCACTCTTGGTCGGCGATGAAGTGCAGTATGACATGCTGGGAAATGATAAAGGCGTAATTGAGCAAATACTGCCGAGGCGCAGTATGCTCAAACGTCCTATGGTGGCAAATGTCGATCAGGTGATTCTTACCTTTGCCGCGGTTCAGCCGAAAATCAACCCCGCGCTGATGGATCGCTTTCTCATCTTAGCCGATCTTTCTGCTTTGGTTACGATTCTCTGTATCAATAAAATGGATTTGGCGGATAGTGCTGAGCTAAGCCCCATAATTGAATTATATCGTTCCATCGGCTATAAGGTGATCACATTATCGGCTAAATATGGCAGTGGGATTCTTGACTTACGAAAATTATTGTGTGATCGGATCACCGCCTTTGCCGGACCGTCGGGAGTTGGTAAATCCACCATTTTGAATACGATTGAACCCGGCCTCCAATTGGTTACCGGAGCAGTTAGTGATAAAATCGGCCGGGGCAGACATACTACCCGTTTTGCCGAATTATTACCGCTTACCGGCGGCGGTTTTGTCGTAGACACACCCGGATTTAGTTTAACTGAATGTAACGATATCCCCGAATCTCAGTTGATGTACTGTTTTCATGAAATTGCGGCATTTGCACCGAAATGCAGGTTCAAATCCTGTCTGCATTTTAAAGAGCCCCAATGTGCAGTGAAACAAGCCGTCGCAGATGGAAAAATCAGCAAGCAGCGTTATCAATCTTATCTGGAAGCGCTAACTGAAATTAGAGAAAATAAAAAGGGGTTTTAAATTTATGGTGAACATTGCACCCTCAATTCTTGCCGCTGACTTTGCCAACCTGACAAAAGCAATCCAGCAAGTCGAAACTGCCGGAGCAGATATGCTGCATATTGACATTATGGATGGACATTTTGTCCCTAACTTAACGTTTGGACCGCCTGTGGTTGCTGCTATACGCCAAGTTAGCCGAATGATTTTTGATGTACATCTTATGATTGATAATCCGGAAGATTTTATTGAACCATTTGTCAAGTCCGGTGCGGATATTCTTACTATCCATGTAGAAACAGCACCGCACTTACATCGATTAATTCAAGCTGTAAAGTCTTATGGTATTAAAGCCGGT encodes:
- the rsgA gene encoding ribosome small subunit-dependent GTPase A, producing the protein MLHGVVIKTYNSYYYVQTADKIAMCTLRGRFKKERFSLLVGDEVQYDMLGNDKGVIEQILPRRSMLKRPMVANVDQVILTFAAVQPKINPALMDRFLILADLSALVTILCINKMDLADSAELSPIIELYRSIGYKVITLSAKYGSGILDLRKLLCDRITAFAGPSGVGKSTILNTIEPGLQLVTGAVSDKIGRGRHTTRFAELLPLTGGGFVVDTPGFSLTECNDIPESQLMYCFHEIAAFAPKCRFKSCLHFKEPQCAVKQAVADGKISKQRYQSYLEALTEIRENKKGF
- the rpe gene encoding ribulose-phosphate 3-epimerase is translated as MVNIAPSILAADFANLTKAIQQVETAGADMLHIDIMDGHFVPNLTFGPPVVAAIRQVSRMIFDVHLMIDNPEDFIEPFVKSGADILTIHVETAPHLHRLIQAVKSYGIKAGVALNPATPLSAIEEVLAEIDMVLLMSVNPGFGGQKFIPGTINKIKRLRRSIVQNEMDVAIEVDGGINECNAAEIIAAGATILVAGSAVYGSPDAKKAIGALRGT